A section of the Subtercola frigoramans genome encodes:
- a CDS encoding ABC transporter permease, with translation MTTPRKANAGWALLGSELSVLFRRQRTWVMLAALAAIPVLIAVAVRVSTARPPSGRGPAFLDQITQNGLFVSLVALTICIPLFLPLTVGVVAGDTIAGEASASTLRYLLVSPVGRGRLLIVKYAGAVAFCLAAVIVITLAGALIGAALFPIGPVTLLSGDTIGVPEAALRALVIAAYVTVSLLGLSAIGLFISTLTDIPVGAMAATVVISIVSQVLDSLPQLDWLHPWLFSHYWLSFADLLRQPIEWSSFGTNAVLQLAYVLVFGALAYGRFSTKDILS, from the coding sequence ATGACGACACCGCGAAAGGCGAACGCCGGATGGGCGCTGCTGGGGTCGGAGCTCTCCGTTCTCTTCCGCCGCCAGCGCACCTGGGTGATGCTGGCCGCGCTTGCCGCGATCCCGGTGTTGATCGCCGTCGCCGTACGCGTGTCGACGGCCCGGCCACCATCGGGCAGGGGCCCCGCTTTTCTCGACCAGATCACCCAGAACGGACTGTTCGTCAGCCTGGTCGCCCTGACGATCTGCATTCCGTTGTTCCTGCCCCTGACGGTCGGCGTCGTCGCCGGTGACACCATCGCCGGTGAAGCCAGTGCGAGCACCCTCCGGTATCTGCTGGTCTCACCCGTCGGCCGGGGCCGGCTGCTGATCGTGAAGTACGCCGGGGCCGTCGCCTTCTGCCTGGCGGCCGTGATCGTGATCACGCTCGCCGGTGCACTGATCGGTGCAGCCCTCTTCCCCATCGGTCCGGTGACACTGCTCTCAGGCGACACCATCGGCGTGCCCGAAGCAGCCCTTCGCGCGCTGGTGATCGCCGCCTACGTGACCGTCTCACTGCTGGGTCTCTCGGCCATCGGGTTGTTCATCTCGACACTGACAGACATTCCCGTGGGTGCCATGGCGGCCACCGTCGTCATCTCGATCGTCTCGCAAGTGCTGGATTCGCTGCCGCAACTCGACTGGCTGCATCCGTGGCTCTTCAGCCACTACTGGCTGAGCTTCGCCGACCTGCTTCGCCAGCCCATCGAATGGTCGTCGTTCGGCACGAACGCCGTCCTGCAGCTCGCGTACGTGCTGGTCTTCGGCGCGCTCGCGTACGGCCGATTCTCGACCAAGGACATCCTCTCCTGA
- a CDS encoding fatty acid desaturase family protein produces the protein MSSLSMNASVPPTSVPSMSSAPSNSSASSAALAASGTSTPVVTFTRTKPGGNRANPTTEYSALLRTVRDAGLLRRSTGYYYAMFGSLLVALGGVITGFILLGDSWYQLLMAAVLGVILTQFAFLAHEASHRAVFESGKANDIVGRMLANLFVGISYSWWMTKHSRHHANPNIIGKDPDIDQDVVSFTEDDAAKTRGIYAWFTKRQGNFFFPILVLEGLNLHVHGFRTVFGKGKVDKRAVEITMLLARIGAYVAVIFLMLPLGMAFAFIGVQLAVFGVYMGSSFAPNHVGMPMLPKDSRVDFLRRQVLTSRNISGGWFINWFMGGLNYQVEHHLFPNMARPHLKAAQQIAREYCETHTILYTETTLPEAYGIVITYLNKVGLAAGRDAFQCPAASAYGR, from the coding sequence ATGAGCAGCCTGTCTATGAATGCTTCTGTGCCGCCCACGTCTGTGCCGTCCATGTCGTCGGCGCCCTCGAACTCCTCGGCGTCTTCTGCCGCTCTGGCGGCGTCGGGTACCTCGACCCCTGTGGTGACGTTCACGCGCACGAAGCCGGGCGGCAACCGTGCGAACCCGACCACAGAATATTCGGCGCTCCTCCGTACCGTGCGTGACGCGGGCCTGCTTCGCCGGAGCACGGGCTACTACTACGCGATGTTCGGTTCGTTGCTCGTCGCACTCGGCGGAGTGATCACCGGCTTCATCCTCCTGGGCGACTCCTGGTACCAGCTCCTGATGGCTGCCGTTCTCGGCGTGATCCTCACCCAGTTCGCCTTTCTGGCGCACGAGGCCTCACACCGGGCGGTCTTCGAATCGGGCAAGGCGAACGACATCGTGGGCCGCATGCTCGCCAATCTCTTCGTCGGAATCAGCTACTCCTGGTGGATGACGAAACACAGCCGTCACCACGCCAACCCGAACATCATCGGCAAAGACCCCGACATCGATCAGGACGTCGTCTCGTTCACCGAAGACGACGCGGCGAAGACCCGCGGAATCTACGCCTGGTTCACAAAACGCCAGGGCAACTTCTTCTTTCCGATCCTCGTGCTCGAGGGCCTGAACCTGCACGTGCACGGCTTCCGTACCGTCTTCGGCAAGGGCAAGGTCGACAAACGGGCCGTTGAGATCACCATGCTCCTGGCCCGCATCGGTGCCTATGTCGCCGTGATCTTCCTGATGCTGCCTCTGGGTATGGCCTTCGCCTTCATCGGTGTGCAACTGGCCGTGTTCGGTGTGTACATGGGCTCATCATTCGCTCCGAACCACGTGGGCATGCCGATGTTGCCGAAGGACTCCCGCGTCGACTTCCTTCGCCGCCAGGTGCTGACCTCGCGCAACATCAGCGGCGGCTGGTTCATCAACTGGTTCATGGGTGGCCTGAACTACCAGGTCGAGCACCACCTCTTCCCGAACATGGCGCGCCCGCACCTGAAGGCCGCGCAACAGATCGCCCGCGAATACTGCGAGACTCACACGATCCTCTACAC